In Humulus lupulus chromosome 6, drHumLupu1.1, whole genome shotgun sequence, a single genomic region encodes these proteins:
- the LOC133782523 gene encoding formin-like protein 5 → MGLLRTSCFIVLAILLCAWASRSSDEKKSTEAKLLRLLVDPASGELDGDLAEELWLNCKLDLIHLKEAVKVPDLGLPDEIPSNFNGFNPEIWSLAKENIQKTISFLHPQVKQTLLDCLQKHNLLFRVSGEEVGSKIWYPKYLESLFPRDYVPRRVLAFESLQSIAGAPAPAPAVESPLPSPGPALSPSQLPSSDPPASPNTPFFPPINNNPNLKGPPAENSSADPNSGSNVGKDKKSKSKRSVVIAVAVTASVTFVIVALLFLCCGGYCGTGSKVRRNDERPLLSLSLSDFSIGSPPKSYAYGSSIKEETHVHQSSGNNSSHNRKDFSSDGNIHMGSNFVHTTLNNTLSVASEFKTFNIPPNTNAHPPLKPPPGRVVTTPMGMPPLKPPPGRADPLPPEPRSSYKPPSSKPGLHPPPPPVPAPSSNPFVSTGPPAPRPSPPPPLPPGTNAGPRPPLPSLPPGTNAGPRPPPPSLPPGINAGPRPPPPPPKGGVPPPRPPQLPAGSKFARPPPPAPKYSLNASSSEGTDMDDEADAPKTKLKPFFWDKVLANPDHSMVWHQIKSGSFQFDENMIESLFGYAATDKSKTEPKKESSSQDPSPQFIQIIDQKKSQNLAILLRALNVTMEEVCDALREGNELPSEFVQNLLKMAPTTEEELKLRMFDGELSQLGPAERFLRALVDIPFAFKRLEAILFMSTLQEEVAITKESFETLEVASKELRNSRLFLKLLEAVLKTGNRMNDGTFRGRAQAFKLDTLLKLSDVKGTDGKTTLLLFVVQEIIRSEGIRAARVAKENKSLSSIKSDDLLEDALQDADEHYRSLGLQVVSGLGNELEHVKNAAALDADSLTGTVAKLGQALLKTQQFLNSNMKSLEEDWGFHQTLKSFVQNAEVDITWLQEEEKRIMALVKSTGDYFHGNAGKDEGLRLFTVVRDFLIMVDKACKEVRETPKRPAKVPKKETSSSDPQQPATPSSSEPRQSPLDLRQRLFPAITDRRVENDSSDEDSS, encoded by the exons GCTAGTTGATCCAGCATCTGGGGAGCTAGATGGCGACTTG GCAGAGGAATTATGGTTAAATTGCAAGTTAGATTTAATTCATTTGAAGGAAGCTGTTAAAGTGCCCGACTTAGGCTTGCCAGATGAAATTCCTAGTAATTTTAATGGGTTTAATCCAGAAATCTGGTCGTTGGCAAAAGAAAACATTCAGAAAACAATTAGCTTCCTGCATCCACAGGTGAAGCAAACCCTTTTAGATTGTCTGCAAAAGCATAATCTTCTATTTCGTGTCTCTGGAGAAGAAGTTGGCTCAAAGATTTGGTATCCCAAATATCTTGAGTCCTTATTTCCGAGAGATTATGTTCCTAGAAGGGTTCTGGCTTTTGAATCACTCCAGAGCATTGCAGGAGCACCTGCTCCAGCTCCTGCAGTTGAATCACCTTTACCAAGTCCAGGACCAGCACTTTCCCCTTCCCAACTTCCTAGTTCTGACCCCCCTGCTTCTCCAAATACGCCATTTTTTCCACCGATTAATAACAATCCAAATTTGAAAGGTCCACCTGCTGAAAACTCGTCTGCTGATCCGAATTCTGGATCAAATGTAGGGAAGGATAAGAAGAGTAAAAGCAAAAGATCAGTTGTGATTGCTGTTGCTGTAACTGCATCAGTTACATTTGTCATTGTAGCGTTGCTATTTTTATGCTGTGGTGGATACTGTGGAACTGGCTCCAAAGTAAGACGAAATGATGAGAGACCCCTACTCAGCCTAAGCTTAAGCGACTTCTCTATAG GATCTCCACCCAAGTCGTATGCATATGGAAGTTCAATTAAAGAAGAGACACATGTGCATCAATCTTCTGGTAATAACTCAAGTCATAACAGAAAGGACTTTTCTTCGGATGGCAATATTCATATGGGTTCTAATTTTGTCCACACAACATTGAACAATACCTTGTCAGTTGCTTCTGAGTTCAAAACATTTAATATACCCCCTAATACTAATGCACATCCTCCTCTAAAGCCTCCACCCGGAAGGGTGGTGACCACCCCCATGGGAATGCCTCCTCTGAAGCCTCCTCCAGGTAGGGCAGATCCCCTCCCTCCTGAACCACGCTCATCTTATAAGCCTCCTTCAAGCAAACCTGGTCTTCATCCCCCTCCACCGCCTGTACCAGCACCCTCCTCAAACCCCTTTGTTAGCACAGGTCCGCCTGCCCCTAGACCATCTCCACCACCTCCTTTGCCTCCGGGCACCAATGCTGGTCCTCGCCCACCACTTCCTTCATTGCCTCCTGGCACCAATGCTGGTCCTCGCCCACCACCTCCTTCATTGCCTCCTGGCATCAATGCTGGTCCTCgcccaccacctcctcctccaaagGGCGGTGTTCCTCCTCCTCGACCACCTCAATTACCCGCAGGTTCAAAGTTTGCTCGACCTCCACCTCCTGCGCCAAAATACTCTTTAAATGCTTCTTCTAGTGAGGGAACTGACATGGATGACGAAGCTGATGCTCCTAAAACCAAGCTGAAGCCATTTTTTTGGGATAAAGTTTTGGCAAACCCTGATCATTCAATGGTTTGGCATCAAATTAAATCAGGATCCTTCCA GTTTGATGAGAATATGATAGAGTCTCTTTTTGGGTATGCTGCTACTGACAAAAGTAAAACTGAACCTAAGAAAGAGTCCTCATCCCAAGATCCTTCACCCCAATTTATTCAGATTATTGATCAAAAGAAATCACAAAATCTAGCAATTCTTCTGCGGGCATTGAATGTGACAATGGAAGAAGTTTGTGATGCACTTCGTGAAG GAAATGAGCTTCCCTCAGAATTCGttcaaaatttgttgaaaatggCACCGACAACTGAAGAAGAACTAAAACTTAGAATGTTTGATGGAGAACTTTCCCAACTTGGTCCTGCTGAACGATTCCTTAGAGCATTGGTTGACATCCCATTTGCCTTTAAACGGTTGGAAGCAATACTTTTTATGAGTACACTTCAAGAGGAGGTTGCCATCACTAAAGAGTCCTTTGAAACCTTAGAG GTTGCTTCTAAGGAACTCAGAAACAGCCGACTATTCCTTAAGCTTCTAGAAGCTGTTCTCAAAACTGGCAATCGCATGAATGATGGAACATTTCGTGGACGTGCACAAGCATTCAAGCTTGACACCCTCTTGAAATTGTCAGATGTAAAAGGTACAGATGGCAAGACAACTCTCTTGCTCTTTGTTGTTCAGGAGATTATCCGATCAGAGGGTATAAGGGCTGCCCGTGTAGCAAAAGAAAACAAAAGCCTCTCTAGCATAAAATCAGATGACCTTCTTGAAGATGCTTTACAGGATGCAGATGAGCATTACCGCAGTCTTGGTCTTCAGGTAGTTTCAGGTTTGGGAAATGAACTTGAGCATGTCAAGAATGCAGCAGCTTTGGATGCTGACAGCTTAACAGGAACTGTTGCCAAACTTGGTCAAGCATTGCTAAAAACTCAGCAATTCCTCAACTCAAACATGAAAAGTTTAGAAGAAGATTGGGGTTTTCATCAAACTCTAAAGAGCTTTGTGCAGAATGCCGAGGTTGATATCACATGGCTTcaggaagaagaaaaaagaatcaTGGCTCTAGTGAAGAGCACTGGTGACTATTTCCATGGAAACGCTGGGAAGGATGAGGGTTTGCGGCTGTTCACTGTAGTTAGAGACTTTTTGATCATGGTTGATAAAGCATGTAAAGAGGTAAGAGAGACACCAAAGAGGCCGGCAAAAGTACCGAAAAAAGAGACATCTTCCTCTGATCCCCAACAACCTGCTACTCCGTCTTCCTCCGAACCTCGCCAGTCTCCCCTAGATCTTCGTCAACGGCTTTTCCCTGCTATAACAGATCGACGAGTGGAGAATGATAGTTCGGATGAAGATAGCTCATAG